Genomic segment of Synechococcus sp. A18-25c:
TAGATGGTTCAGCGCAGGGCTGGGTTAAGGCGATCGCTGAGGTGGGGATCACGCCTGCCGGTACACCCGCCGCCTCTCGCCCCGTGCTAGAGGGGCCGGTGACTCTCCACCGTGGCAACAGTGTGATCACGGCGACGCCAGCGGAGCAGTTCACGCTGGTGGGGATGATCGATTTTCCGCAAGCTGCGATCGGCCGTCAGCAATGGACCGTGGCGCTCACGCCGGAGCGCTTCGTCGCGGAGATCGCGCCCGCCCGCACCTTCGGCTTCCGTGAGCAGGTGGAGCAGTTGCGGGCCGCAGGCTTGATTCAAGGTGGGGCTTTGGACAATGCTCTGGTCTGCGACGGGGATCACTGGGTGAATCCACCTCTGCGTTTTCCCGACGAACCGGTGCGCCATAAGCTGCTGGACCTGATCGGTGATCTGGCACTGGTGGGTTTCCCGCGTGCCCAGGTTCTGGTCTACCGCGGCTCCCATGGTCTGCACACCGACCTCGCGGCGGCCCTGGCCGATCGTTCCGCTGTTCAGCTCTGACTGATTTGACTTCCCCTTCCACCACTGCCGCCACTGCTGCCGCCGCGATAGTCCCCGAGACCCTGCTCAATGCCGAGCAAATCATGGGGTTGCTGCCGCATCGCTATCCCTTCGCTCTGGTGGATCGTGTGATCGAGCATGTCCCCGGCGCAAAGGCGGTGGCGCTCAAGAACGTCACCTTGAACGAGCCGCAGTTTCAGGGGCATTTCCCTGGGCGACCGTTGATGCCTGGCGTTCTGATCGTTGAAGCGATGGCCCAGGTGGGTGGATTGATCGTCACCCAGATGCCCGATCTGCCCAAGGGGTTGTTCGTGTTCGCCGGTATCGATGGCGTGCGCTTCCGCCGTCCGGTGGTGCCTGGTGACCAGCTGCGCATCACCTGTGAACTGATCAGCCTCAAGCGTCAGCGTTTCGGCAAAGTGAAGGCTGTGGCGACAGTGGACGGCCAGCTGGTGTGCTCCGGCGATCTCATGTTCTCGTTGGTGGACTGAGCATGATGAGCGAAGAGCGTTCCCCCGCCGTGACTGCTGAGGACCGTCCTCCACAGATTCACCCGCTGGCAGCGGTCGATCCAGGCGCTGAACTGGCGAATGGAGTTGTGATTGGCCCTGGTGCCGTTGTGGGCCCTGAGGTGCAAATCGGAGCCCACACCTGGGTGGGCCCTCATGCCGTGCTCGATGGCCGGCTGACGATCGGCGCGCACAACAAGATCTTCCCTGGTGCCTGCATAGGGCTTGAGCCTCAGGATCTCAAATACAAAGGTGCCCCCACGCAAGTGGTGATCGGTGATCACAACGCCATCCGTGAATGCGTGACTATCAACCGGGCTACCGAGGAGGGAGAGGAGACTCGCATCGGTAACTACAACCTGCTGATGGCTTACTGCCATTTGGGCCACAACTGCGTGCTGGGCAACGGCATCGTGATGTCGAATGGCATCCAGGTGGCTGGTCACGTCTTGATCGAAGACAAGGCTGTCATCGGTGGATGTCTGGGTATCCACCAGTTCGTGCACATCGGTGGCATGGCCATGGTGGGAGGCATGACGCGGGTGGATCGCGATGTGCCTCCTTATTGCCTAGTGGAGGGTCACCCCGGCCGCGTCCGTGGTCTGAACCGCGTCGGCCTGCGGCGACGCGGCTTTAATGGCGAGGAGCTCAAGCAGCTCCAGGAGGTTTGGTCGTTGCTGTATCGATCGGACCATGTCATTGCCGAGGGTCTGCGCCTGGCGCGGGAGCAGTCGCTGATGCCCCTAGCGGATCATCTCTGCACCTTCCTTGAGGGCTCGATCTCCAAAGGACGGCGGGGTCCCATGCCAGCTGCCATCGGGCGCTGATGGTGCGGTTACTGATCAGCACCGGAGAGGTGTCAGGCGATCTGCAGGGCAGCCTGTTGATCGCTGCGTTGCATCGACAGGCTGCCCTTAGGGGGATCGACCTGGAGGTGTTGGCTCTCGGCGGTCAGCGCATGCGTGCCGCTGGTGCGGAGCTGCTGGCGGACACGGCCCCGATGGGGGCTATTGGGCTCTGGGAGGCCCTGCCGCTGGTGGTGCCTACGCTCAAGCTGCAGGCACGCGTGGATCGGCTGCTGGGGCAGCGTCCCCCGGATGGCGTGGTGCTGATCGACTACATGGGTGCCAACGTGCGCCTCGGCAACAGCCTGAGGCGGCGCTTGCCGCACATTCCGATCACGTATTACATCGCTCCCCAGGAGTGGGCCTGGCGCATCGGTGATGGTGGCACTACGGAGCTGCTCAAGTTCACCGACCGCATCCTGGCAATCTTCCCGGCGGAAGCAGAGTTCTATGAGCGGATGGGTGCTGAGGTCACCTGGGTGGGTCACCCCCTTCTCGACACGGTGCTAAGCCGACCGGAGCGGGCCGAAGCTCGTGCCCAGCTTGGCTTACCTGACCAAGGCAAGCTGCTGCTCCTGCTGCCAGCTTCGCGGCCCCAGGAGCTGCGTTACCTGATGCCAGTGCTTGTCGAGGCGGCGCTTCGCCTGCAACAACGGGACCCCAGCTTGGATGTGATGGTTCCCGCTGGGTTGGAACGATTTGAACAGCCCCTGCGTAAGGCCCTGGCTGCGGCGGGTGTGCGCTCCAGGGTGATTCCCGCCGATCAGGCGGACAGCCTCAAGCCACTGCTCTTCGCTGCGGCCGATCTGGCTCTCGGCAAGTCGGGCACCGTGAATCTGGAACTGGCCCTGCAGGGGGTTCCCCAGGTGGTTGGGTATCGGGTGAGCCGCGTGACCGCCTGGGTGGCCCGGCATCTGCTGCGCTTCAAAGTGGCGCACATCTCACCGGTGAACCTTTTGCTGAACGAGCGGTTGGTGCCGGAGCTGCTTCAGGATGAGTTCGATGTCGATCGCTTGGTGACGCTGGCGGCACCGTTGCTGGAGGCTGGCGAGGCACGTCAAGCCATGCTCAGTGGCTATGACCGGCTGCGTACAACTTTGGGTGAGCCGGGGGTGACTGATCGTGCCGCCGCCGCCATCCTCGACAAGCTCCCTGCGCCCTCCAACTCGTGATCCGATGCCTGTTGCCGCTGCTGATGGCGGTCCTGTTGCTGCTGTTCGCTCCCGTATCGGTGTTGGCGGCGGCGCAGGACGCGGTGCTGGCTGGGGGCTGCTTCTGGTGCCTCGAGAGTGATCTCGAACACCTGCCTGGGGTGCTGTCGGCGGAGAGCGGCTACACCGGTGGCACTGTGGCCCGGCCGACTTATCAGCAGGTGAGCAGCGAGACCACCGGTCATCAGGAGGCGGTGCGGGTGCGGTTTGATCCCGCAAAGATCAGTTACGCCCGCTTGCTGCAGTCCTATTGGCGCAATGTGGATCCGCTCGATGGCGACGGCCAGTTCTGTGATCGTGGTGATTCCTATCGCCCGGTGATCTTTACCCAGGGGGAGAGACAGCAGGATCAGGCCTTGGCCAGCAAAGCTGCAGCGGCCGCGGAGCTGGGTGTGCCGGAAACCGCGATCAAGGTGGAGATCAAACCGCTCACAACCTTCTGGAAAGCTGAGGGTTACCACCAGGATTACGCCATGCGGTCCAAAACCAAATACACCTATTACCGCTGGGCATGCGGTCGTGATCGCAAGCTTGACCAGGTTTGGGGAGCAAAAGCGCGAAGTGGGGCCCCATGGGCTGATTAATGCTTACTACCCCGCATGCTGTCCTGAGGTTCACAGGGCATGACTTGATGCTCGTCAGTCCGTGGTGCTTCGCTGTGGTGAACCCACTGCAGCGGCGGCGACTCACCCTCTCTAGAGATGCGTTGAGGAATCGCAGCGAACCAACGATGAGAGCGTTCGTTCGCTGCGCCAAACGATGTGTTGCCTTACGGAAAAAGGACGCGATCCTGAAGACAAGTTTTTAGTCGCTCCGTGATGTTCATCACTGTTTTTGGTCAAAAGGGTGGTGTCGCTAAAACATGCAGCAGTGTTCACATCGCAGCGTGCTGGAGCCACCAGCAAAAACGGGTGGTGCTGGTTGATGCCGATCGCAACCGCTCAGCGACGGCGTACGGGGCTAGAGGGCTCTTGCCTTATCCCGTTGTGCCCATTGAAGCGGCAGCCAAAGCGACGCGATCAGCAGAGATTGTGATCACAGATGGGCAAGCCAGCAGCAACGAAGAAGAAATGAAAAACTTAGTGGAGGGGGCTGATTTCATTTTGCTACCCACCACGACGCAGAGTCGATCAATCGAATTGACAGTTGAGATGTCACAAATGCTTAGGCAATACAAAATCCCGTTTGCTGCATTGCTTGTTAAAGTAGATGCACGCAAAGAAGCTGCGGCTGAACAAGCGATCGAGTTATTTGAAGGCTTCGATATCAAGGTTCTGGCTACGCAGATCCCACTCCTGAGTGCTTTTGAACAGGCAGAAACAGAAGGAGTCACGGTTGATCGGGCCATTGACAAGCGGGGTCGTGCCAATTCCCGCCGAATGGCAGGTTGGGCTGCATACAGTGCAGCCTGCAAGGAAATTGAGGGTCTATTTGAGGAGCACCACAAACAGTATCAGAATCATTCACCGATTGGATGGGACTTCACACCCATGGAAAATCGTATGGCGGCGTAAGACGAATGATGTGCGAACGAGCCGTCAACTCAACTCGCGGGATGAGGTCTTGCTGAGTTCAGAACGAACCTCGTTGCGACTCGTTTCTTTCGAGTTGTGACTGCAGGGGTCAACGCTGCCGCAGCCTGCTGAGCAGTCTGAAGTCCCGAACGAGGGGCTGGCATGACAGCCCCTCGTTCGGGACGACAGGTTGACCATTCACCGCCAGGACCCCAGGGAGCGCAACGCGATCCAGGACAACCTCGACTGCTGGGACTGCGGGCTTGACCGGCGCCTGAACGGCGTCTGGAGATCCAGGGCGCACGACAAGACCGCCTGGGGTATGCCTTCAGGGCGCAGTATTCGCCACGTCTTATTTTTTTGAATCTGAGGAAAATCTGTGGAAATTCTGTAGCAACTGATGCTATTGGATTCAGTCACTTCTCAGTGAAGGTGCGGGTTTTCCCCCCTCGACGTTGACCCAAACATTGCGTACTATCAAAGGACGAATTGTGAGAAAACTGTATGTATCTGCTGACCATCAAAGACGGTCTCGTGACACGTCATGTTGGTCCATACCCCTCTCCGAAGCAGGCCTCCGATGACCTTGAAAGAGTCATGGCCACCTGCTCGGATCGGGCTCGTTGGCAGATTCATGCTCTGGAGCAACCCCAATCGTTGGCAGTGATGGCCTCCTGAGGCTTAAGACTTGCGGCCTGGATATCCGCGCAATAAACCTGATTCGATCATCAGCCCAACACCGGCGTTGATCAGGATCAGGCTGAGTGTGCCGTACCACCACCAGGGGCCTCCATCGCTCCCCGCCAGCTGAAGGGTGCGACGGCTGACGGCCTCCCCGAACAGGCAAAGGCCCGCGGGGAGGAGCAGCACGCCCAGCTGAGCGCGGACGTACCAGCGGAGAGGGCTGGAAGCCATGGAGCTTGCTCCGGTCTGGATGGAATTTAGGCCGCTGCCGTCGAGGCCTGGCTCAGCACCCAGTTCACCAGCGTGCGAACGCCGTAGCCCGTGGCACCCGATGGGTTGAGATCCCGGCCCTTGTCAGTCCACACTGTGCCGGCGATGTCGATGTGCGCCCAGGGAATACCTGCTTCCACGAATTCTTTGAGAAACAGCGCTGCGGTGATTGAACCACCGGGGCGGGGACCGGTGTTCTTCATGTCTGCCAGCAGCGACTTCAAGCCCTTGCGGTAGCTGCTGTGCAGCGGCATACGCCAGAGCCCTTCGCCAGCATTGCTAGCGGCGGATTCCAGCGCTTCCGAGAGGCCGTCATCACCGCTCCACAGGCCAGCGATTTCATCCCCAAGGGCCACCACACAAGCACCGGTGAGAGTGGCGAGATCGACGATCGCGTCGGGCTTGAGCTCGCTGGCATACACCAGTGCATCCGCCAAGGTGAGGCGGCCTTCGGCATCGGTGTTGTTGATTTCGATCGTGGTGCCGTTGGAGGCGGTGACGATATCGCCGGGGTGCACAGCCGAGCCGTTAATCATGTTTTCGCAGGAGGCCACCAGCATGTGCACCTCCACGCCGGCGGGTTGCAGCTCTGCGATAGCGCGCATGGCGCCGAACACTGCAGCACTGCCGCCCATGTCGAACTTCATCATGTCGATCTGGGCCGCACCCACTTTGAGGTTGTAGCCGCCGGAATCGAAGGTGAGGCCTTTACCCACGAGCACCAGACGCTTGTGCACCGCATCGCTCGGGCGGTACGTGAGGTGAATGAACTTGGGATCCATGTCGGAGCCCTGGCAGACCGACAGGAAGGAACCCATGCCCTTGGCCTCGCAGTCGGATCGCTCCAGCACCTTGAGCTCGAGACCATGGTCTTTCGCGAGGGCCTCGGCGGTGTTGGCCAATTCGGTGGGGGTGACGCTGTTGGGCGGTGCAGCCACCAGCTCCCGGGCCAGTTCCACACCGGCGCACACCGGCTGAATCGCAGCCAGGGCTGCGTCGATGCCGGCAGGCCATTGACCCAGCAGCTCCAGCTGATCGGGGCAGGGTTTGGGCTCCGGCTTGCTGCGGAAACGCAGGTCGCTGTAAAGGCTGAGGCGCACGGCTTCCGCAGCGGCGATGGCATCGCCCGCCGGATCCTCTGATCCCCAGGGCAGATGCAGCGCCAGGCTGCCGCTCTGACCATTCGCCGCCCGGGCAGCCGCGGCAGCGGCTTTGCGCAGGCTGTTGCGGTCCACCTCAGCGGCATCCCCCAGGCCCACCAGCACCAGCGCTGTGCAGTCGCTCCTCAACAGCTGCAGGCTGGCCAGATCACCGCTTTTGCCGGTGAAAGGTTTCTGCTTTAGCCAAG
This window contains:
- the msrA gene encoding peptide-methionine (S)-S-oxide reductase MsrA produces the protein MAVLLLLFAPVSVLAAAQDAVLAGGCFWCLESDLEHLPGVLSAESGYTGGTVARPTYQQVSSETTGHQEAVRVRFDPAKISYARLLQSYWRNVDPLDGDGQFCDRGDSYRPVIFTQGERQQDQALASKAAAAAELGVPETAIKVEIKPLTTFWKAEGYHQDYAMRSKTKYTYYRWACGRDRKLDQVWGAKARSGAPWAD
- a CDS encoding leucyl aminopeptidase, which codes for MKISLSPATPEAWSGSVLALGIPKDDPQDLVAAMERRFDLQLSAWLKQKPFTGKSGDLASLQLLRSDCTALVLVGLGDAAEVDRNSLRKAAAAAARAANGQSGSLALHLPWGSEDPAGDAIAAAEAVRLSLYSDLRFRSKPEPKPCPDQLELLGQWPAGIDAALAAIQPVCAGVELARELVAAPPNSVTPTELANTAEALAKDHGLELKVLERSDCEAKGMGSFLSVCQGSDMDPKFIHLTYRPSDAVHKRLVLVGKGLTFDSGGYNLKVGAAQIDMMKFDMGGSAAVFGAMRAIAELQPAGVEVHMLVASCENMINGSAVHPGDIVTASNGTTIEINNTDAEGRLTLADALVYASELKPDAIVDLATLTGACVVALGDEIAGLWSGDDGLSEALESAASNAGEGLWRMPLHSSYRKGLKSLLADMKNTGPRPGGSITAALFLKEFVEAGIPWAHIDIAGTVWTDKGRDLNPSGATGYGVRTLVNWVLSQASTAAA
- the lpxB gene encoding lipid-A-disaccharide synthase, encoding MVRLLISTGEVSGDLQGSLLIAALHRQAALRGIDLEVLALGGQRMRAAGAELLADTAPMGAIGLWEALPLVVPTLKLQARVDRLLGQRPPDGVVLIDYMGANVRLGNSLRRRLPHIPITYYIAPQEWAWRIGDGGTTELLKFTDRILAIFPAEAEFYERMGAEVTWVGHPLLDTVLSRPERAEARAQLGLPDQGKLLLLLPASRPQELRYLMPVLVEAALRLQQRDPSLDVMVPAGLERFEQPLRKALAAAGVRSRVIPADQADSLKPLLFAAADLALGKSGTVNLELALQGVPQVVGYRVSRVTAWVARHLLRFKVAHISPVNLLLNERLVPELLQDEFDVDRLVTLAAPLLEAGEARQAMLSGYDRLRTTLGEPGVTDRAAAAILDKLPAPSNS
- the fabZ gene encoding 3-hydroxyacyl-ACP dehydratase FabZ, which codes for MGLLPHRYPFALVDRVIEHVPGAKAVALKNVTLNEPQFQGHFPGRPLMPGVLIVEAMAQVGGLIVTQMPDLPKGLFVFAGIDGVRFRRPVVPGDQLRITCELISLKRQRFGKVKAVATVDGQLVCSGDLMFSLVD
- the lpxC gene encoding UDP-3-O-acyl-N-acetylglucosamine deacetylase, whose translation is MVCWPSDYDGAWTLAGSARRSGIGLHSGHEVAVLLHPWPDAGVWVSWSGDSEPPVRLQPSQVRDSQLCTTLELGDRRLSTVEHLLAALAGCGLTHVHLEVDGGEVPLLDGSAQGWVKAIAEVGITPAGTPAASRPVLEGPVTLHRGNSVITATPAEQFTLVGMIDFPQAAIGRQQWTVALTPERFVAEIAPARTFGFREQVEQLRAAGLIQGGALDNALVCDGDHWVNPPLRFPDEPVRHKLLDLIGDLALVGFPRAQVLVYRGSHGLHTDLAAALADRSAVQL
- the lpxA gene encoding acyl-ACP--UDP-N-acetylglucosamine O-acyltransferase; its protein translation is MSEERSPAVTAEDRPPQIHPLAAVDPGAELANGVVIGPGAVVGPEVQIGAHTWVGPHAVLDGRLTIGAHNKIFPGACIGLEPQDLKYKGAPTQVVIGDHNAIRECVTINRATEEGEETRIGNYNLLMAYCHLGHNCVLGNGIVMSNGIQVAGHVLIEDKAVIGGCLGIHQFVHIGGMAMVGGMTRVDRDVPPYCLVEGHPGRVRGLNRVGLRRRGFNGEELKQLQEVWSLLYRSDHVIAEGLRLAREQSLMPLADHLCTFLEGSISKGRRGPMPAAIGR
- a CDS encoding ParA family protein, producing the protein MFITVFGQKGGVAKTCSSVHIAACWSHQQKRVVLVDADRNRSATAYGARGLLPYPVVPIEAAAKATRSAEIVITDGQASSNEEEMKNLVEGADFILLPTTTQSRSIELTVEMSQMLRQYKIPFAALLVKVDARKEAAAEQAIELFEGFDIKVLATQIPLLSAFEQAETEGVTVDRAIDKRGRANSRRMAGWAAYSAACKEIEGLFEEHHKQYQNHSPIGWDFTPMENRMAA